In Pectobacterium actinidiae, the DNA window ATCGCCAGCCGCATTCTCCGACCTTTCCAGCAGTTGCGTCGCCTCTTTATCCGCTTTGATGTGAATCTCATGCTCGATCTTTACGTTCATATTGATGGTTATCGGCTCTTTGGGCGCAGCCACTTCGATACGCGGCACGCATCCCGTCAGGAATGCGGCCATGCAACATGCCGCCAGCAATGTCTCGCACTTGTTCATTGTTCTACCTTGAGTTTATTCATTTGCCTGCTGCTCCAGCGTATTCCGCAAGTTATCGCCAAAACGTAAGCTGCGCCATAGCTGGAAGAGATTCTCCTGATGGCGATAGTTAAGAATAACCTGTCGTTTCGCACTGAGCTGCGGGTTTTTCCCCTGCACCTGCGATGTCAATGTCAGCTCTCCCTGATTATTCAGGTCAAGCGCAGCATAGGAACGCCCAATCTCCAGGTAGCGCAACCAGCCAATCGCCGCCCCGCCAGCCAGATTTTTACTTGCTAACTCGTCGGCCAGTTGATTATCCAGCCGCAGCGTCAGGAAACCATCATTGGTAATTCGTCCACCTTCAATCAGCATGGTCGGGTGATTAAAATTCAACGGAAGCGTGCCGCTCACGCGCCCGGACAGGGCAAACTGCTTTTGCTTCAGTACCGTCACTAGCTCACTGAGATCCACGCTCTTAACGGTGAACAACGCGGGTTCCCGCTGCGGCCAGCGCAGCGTCGACAGGCCGATATGTCCATCCAAGACGTCCATGTCAGCCTGAGACATAACTAGCGGCTGTCGCTCGCTGTACGGGTAAAACCCCTGAAGGTCGACGCGAATATTGCTCATCCGAAACAGGTTATCCAGCACGTCAATTCGCAGCGCGACGGGTTGCTTCACGCCCAATTGCCAGCGCTGATCTTTCAAACGATAAGGCAGGATAAAATTGACGCCGCTAACTTCACCATCCTGTAGCCACAGACCGCCATTTTTCACCACCCAATGCCCGCCCGCGCTGAATCCTTCTTTGCGTGCGGCGGAAAATGCCGCCTGCGCGTAAAACTGCCCGGCGCGAATGTTCATTTTCAACAGCGGGGAAAGCAGCGGCTGAAACACCTTTAGCGGTTGTGTCGGCCACCACGCACCACCGCGCAGTCGTTCACCATCCCACCGGCCACGCAGCCTGACCGGCCCGATATCTTCAGCCTGTAGCTGCCCCTGTAGCTGGAAATCATCCGGGCTACGCCCCTGCATCTCCAGCGTTAACAACGAAGGCGGCAAGTACCCCCCGTTGCTGAAGTGCGTCCGCTCTGAGGCCAGTTGCAGCGCCCCTTGAAAATGCTCACCGGAGCGGGCCCGCTGCCAACGGATCGGCTCAGTAATGGTCAGCCGGGGCTGATGCACCGTCACAATGCCGTAGCTCAACTGATCCAAACCGCTCGACAGTTGACTGACTTCAATCAGGGTATCTTGCCACTGGCCTCGACCGGCCACATCCCACTGACCGTTGAGCGGAGGCAGATGACCGTTGCCCCAATAGCGCCATTGCCACTGCCCTTGATCAGGCCAAAAATCCTGCGCCTGGCCGTCAAGGTGCAGGCTAAAACGCCCCCAGTATGCTTCCCGCGCCTTCACAATCGCCTGTAATCGCCCATTCACACCCGTCGCACTGACTCGGAC includes these proteins:
- a CDS encoding YnbE family lipoprotein; this encodes MNKCETLLAACCMAAFLTGCVPRIEVAAPKEPITINMNVKIEHEIHIKADKEATQLLERSENAAGDEIKKSAPEGAQ
- a CDS encoding YdbH family protein, whose protein sequence is MIKKRALSIVFLLTALLFLSWRTLPQWLPRLADIWLPKAISLTVNGTPGWQGGGLHGVGFSLTAGECTLVDVRNMTLRWHGWRWHVDIDAVTLNSDCLQHVPANSSTEPAAQLVQWQQRLPAVDIQVKTFTLQPWQDYAGQVRFSSDGKRLQTLDYQGDQLAFKAELNDKRLTLHESMLATPAGFARLQVSGEMELADTLDAAPVQGRLTGKLDSGQTPDPLSLLLDWHHQTGELVLNAANDDTPLISLPWHLTDEVIQVTNGVWRWPYADQPLSGQVAMTLQHWRQGLDATTINARLNMLTQGHNGKANAVLVLGPGNIGLLNSELRFQLTGQANLPALSLTATLPGVLQGSILNPELSLLPGALLRAWGTPAPQIYLEEARWPLAGVRVSATGVNGRLQAIVKAREAYWGRFSLHLDGQAQDFWPDQGQWQWRYWGNGHLPPLNGQWDVAGRGQWQDTLIEVSQLSSGLDQLSYGIVTVHQPRLTITEPIRWQRARSGEHFQGALQLASERTHFSNGGYLPPSLLTLEMQGRSPDDFQLQGQLQAEDIGPVRLRGRWDGERLRGGAWWPTQPLKVFQPLLSPLLKMNIRAGQFYAQAAFSAARKEGFSAGGHWVVKNGGLWLQDGEVSGVNFILPYRLKDQRWQLGVKQPVALRIDVLDNLFRMSNIRVDLQGFYPYSERQPLVMSQADMDVLDGHIGLSTLRWPQREPALFTVKSVDLSELVTVLKQKQFALSGRVSGTLPLNFNHPTMLIEGGRITNDGFLTLRLDNQLADELASKNLAGGAAIGWLRYLEIGRSYAALDLNNQGELTLTSQVQGKNPQLSAKRQVILNYRHQENLFQLWRSLRFGDNLRNTLEQQANE